In Nicotiana tabacum cultivar K326 chromosome 17, ASM71507v2, whole genome shotgun sequence, one DNA window encodes the following:
- the LOC107784571 gene encoding uncharacterized protein LOC107784571 isoform X3, producing the protein MMADSACLMHAFSYASPIPNEAKQGNPMHALGESISFGRFMSESLDWDKWSTFSHKKYVEEAERYAKPGSVAQKKAFFEAHYKKIAAQKAAALLEKANEETPNSEITQNSAPDLVTDSIVSASVLVGEGVADVEERENDAPVEGPGTPEAMETEPSNQIENGENQETVSGSEISETSHTEKPLLKTKSSSSKRDDDDATSVTSKKKSAFSSFKSSVYSRKFKVPPSPARHDIPLDVDKENNFTPITRNSALDLKNETRSTPKSLSKLINLTAAKESNKIPPPPPPFKKDSSMVTPTAGAATKKCATPLKTPMATSNGASSRPMTTPSSESRRIKTPIHPSASGSKTTGPKWNILSSVSKSFTAYRNKLQSPTSSTPFHLRTEERAAQRKQKLEEKFNAKEVKKVQPQTTLKEKAESEFRKLRQSFCFKARPLPEFYKERETAIDPTKKTPIAQLPKLRRMPYPSSKQGLVSKPASASLTKNDSCKNPRKKTC; encoded by the exons ATGATGGCAGATTCAGCTTGTCTTATGCATGCGTTCTCTTATGCTTCTCCTATACCCAATGAAGCAAAACAG GGGAATCCTATGCATGCGCTTGGGGAATCCATTTCTTTTGGGAGATTTATGTCAGAGTCATTGGATTGGGATAAATGGTCAACTTTTTCTCACAAAAAATATGTAGAGGAAGCTGAGAGGTATGCTAAACCAGGTTCTGTTGCCCAGAAAAAAGCTTTCTTTGAAGCTCATTACAAGAAAATTGCTGCTCAAAAGGCTGCAGCTTTGCTTGAAAAAGCCAATGAAGAAACCCCCAATTCTGAAATCACCCAAAATTCAGCCCCTGATTTAGTAACAGATTCCATAGTTAGCGCTTCAGTATTAGTTGGTGAAGGAGTTGCTGATGTGGAGGAGAGAGAAAATGATGCCCCAGTGGAGGGACCTGGTACTCCTGAAGCTATGGAGACAGAACCATCAAACCAGATTGAGAATGGGGAGAATCAAGAAACAGTTTCAGGGTCTGAAATTAGTGAAACATCTCACACTGAGAAGCCTTTGCTGAAAACAAAG AGCTCCAGCTCTAAACGAGATGACGATGATGCTACATCAGTGACGAGCAAGAAAAAGTCTGCTTTTTCTTCATTCAAATCATCTGTTTATTCCAGAAAATTTAAAGTCCCACCTTCACCTGCTAGGCATGACATTCCTCTTGATGTCGAtaaagaaaacaatttcactcCAATCACAAGAAATTCCGCTTTAGACCTAAAGAATGAAACGAGATCAACCCCAAAATCCTTAAGTAAACTGATCAATCTTACTGCTGCGAAAGAGTCTAATAAAATACCTCCTCCACCTCCCCCTTTCAAGAAGGATAGTTCAATGGTCACTCCTACCGCTGGCGCGGCAACTAAGAAGTGCGCAACTCCTCTCAAGACTCCCATG GCAACATCAAATGGTGCATCAAGTCGTCCAATGACAACGCCATCTTCAGAAAGTAGAAG GATCAAAACACCAATTCATCCCTCAGCTTCAGGAAGTAAAACAACGGGGCCTAAGTGGAACATTTTATCTTCTGT TTCCAAGTCTTTCACGGCCTACCGAAACAAATTACAATCACCAACTTCATCCACTCCTTTCCACTTGAGGACAGAAGAAAGAGCTGCACAAAGAAAACAG AAGCTTGAAGAGAAATTCAATGCCAAGGAGGTAAAGAaagtccaaccacaaacgacATTAAAG GAGAAAGCAGAATCGGAGTTCAGGAAACTTCGGCAAAGCTTTTGCTTCAAAGCTCGCCCCCTGCCTGAGTTCTACAAGGAAAGAGAAACAGCAATAGATCCCACAAAAAAG ACTCCAATTGCACAATTGCCCAAGCTTAGAAGAATGCCCTATCCAAGCTCAAAGCAAGGCTTAGTCTCGAAGCCTGCTTCTGCATCTTTGACCAAGAATGACTCTTGCAAGAATCCAAGAAAGAAGACATGTTGA
- the LOC107784572 gene encoding uncharacterized protein LOC107784572 encodes MEFTKEELYTVSIWIKLPGLDFKYWNQKGLSKIGSLVGKPLMVDQNTERKIRLNFARLLVEVDMDAKLPDTILFRSEKGHVVEQKVTYDWKPTLCQYCRKHGHSEEICRKKNPPPKPIQKETEKRGPKEPKIPAVKTGATEEPTSQISKQTQGKSSNVLQEVSTNLGWTTTGRIGKGQQNKGQAIESSNSFQVLNKLDTMKINIAEDKENVRSQIIPRAGDG; translated from the coding sequence ATGGAGTTCACAAAGGAGGAACTGTATACAGTTTCAATTTGGATAAAATTACCAGGATTGGACTTCAAGTATTGGAACCAAAAAGGATTGAGTAAAATAGGAAGCTTGGTAGGGAAGCCTTTAATGGTGGACCAAAATACTGAGAGGAAGATAAGGTTGAACTTTGCTAGGCTATTGGTGGAAGTGGATATGGATGCAAAACTGCCAGATACCATCCTTTTTAGAAGTGAAAAGGGACATGTGGTAGAGCAAAAGGTCACCTACGATTGGAAGCCAACTTTATGCCAATATTGTAGGAAACATGGCCATTCAGAGGAAATCTGTAGGAAAAAGAATCCTCCTCCAAAACCAATACAGAAGGAAACTGAGAAGCGGGGACCTAAGGAGCCTAAAATACCAGCTGTGAAAACTGGTGCAACAGAAGAGCCAACTAGTCAAATAAGCAAGCAAACACAAGGGAAGTCGAGTAATGTATTGCAAGAGGTCAGTACAAATTTAGGGTGGACGACTACTGGAAGAATTGGTAAAGGTCAACAAAATAAGGGGCAGGCTATTGAGAGTAGTAATTCATTTCAGGTATTAAACAAGCTAGATACTATGAAGATTAATATAGCTGAAGATAAAGAGAATGTGAGAAGTCAGATCATCCCTCGTGCTGGGGATGGTTAA
- the LOC107784571 gene encoding uncharacterized protein LOC107784571 isoform X2, whose product MMADSACLMHAFSYASPIPNEAKQGNPMHALGESISFGRFMSESLDWDKWSTFSHKKYVEEAERYAKPGSVAQKKAFFEAHYKKIAAQKAAALLEKANEETPNSEITQNSAPDLVTDSIVSASVLVGEGVADVEERENDAPVEGPGTPEAMETEPSNQIENGENQETVSGSEISETSHTEKPLLKTKQSSSSKRDDDDATSVTSKKKSAFSSFKSSVYSRKFKVPPSPARHDIPLDVDKENNFTPITRNSALDLKNETRSTPKSLSKLINLTAAKESNKIPPPPPPFKKDSSMVTPTAGAATKKCATPLKTPMATSNGASSRPMTTPSSESRRIKTPIHPSASGSKTTGPKWNILSSVSKSFTAYRNKLQSPTSSTPFHLRTEERAAQRKQKLEEKFNAKEVKKVQPQTTLKEKAESEFRKLRQSFCFKARPLPEFYKERETAIDPTKKTPIAQLPKLRRMPYPSSKQGLVSKPASASLTKNDSCKNPRKKTC is encoded by the exons ATGATGGCAGATTCAGCTTGTCTTATGCATGCGTTCTCTTATGCTTCTCCTATACCCAATGAAGCAAAACAG GGGAATCCTATGCATGCGCTTGGGGAATCCATTTCTTTTGGGAGATTTATGTCAGAGTCATTGGATTGGGATAAATGGTCAACTTTTTCTCACAAAAAATATGTAGAGGAAGCTGAGAGGTATGCTAAACCAGGTTCTGTTGCCCAGAAAAAAGCTTTCTTTGAAGCTCATTACAAGAAAATTGCTGCTCAAAAGGCTGCAGCTTTGCTTGAAAAAGCCAATGAAGAAACCCCCAATTCTGAAATCACCCAAAATTCAGCCCCTGATTTAGTAACAGATTCCATAGTTAGCGCTTCAGTATTAGTTGGTGAAGGAGTTGCTGATGTGGAGGAGAGAGAAAATGATGCCCCAGTGGAGGGACCTGGTACTCCTGAAGCTATGGAGACAGAACCATCAAACCAGATTGAGAATGGGGAGAATCAAGAAACAGTTTCAGGGTCTGAAATTAGTGAAACATCTCACACTGAGAAGCCTTTGCTGAAAACAAAG CAGAGCTCCAGCTCTAAACGAGATGACGATGATGCTACATCAGTGACGAGCAAGAAAAAGTCTGCTTTTTCTTCATTCAAATCATCTGTTTATTCCAGAAAATTTAAAGTCCCACCTTCACCTGCTAGGCATGACATTCCTCTTGATGTCGAtaaagaaaacaatttcactcCAATCACAAGAAATTCCGCTTTAGACCTAAAGAATGAAACGAGATCAACCCCAAAATCCTTAAGTAAACTGATCAATCTTACTGCTGCGAAAGAGTCTAATAAAATACCTCCTCCACCTCCCCCTTTCAAGAAGGATAGTTCAATGGTCACTCCTACCGCTGGCGCGGCAACTAAGAAGTGCGCAACTCCTCTCAAGACTCCCATG GCAACATCAAATGGTGCATCAAGTCGTCCAATGACAACGCCATCTTCAGAAAGTAGAAG GATCAAAACACCAATTCATCCCTCAGCTTCAGGAAGTAAAACAACGGGGCCTAAGTGGAACATTTTATCTTCTGT TTCCAAGTCTTTCACGGCCTACCGAAACAAATTACAATCACCAACTTCATCCACTCCTTTCCACTTGAGGACAGAAGAAAGAGCTGCACAAAGAAAACAG AAGCTTGAAGAGAAATTCAATGCCAAGGAGGTAAAGAaagtccaaccacaaacgacATTAAAG GAGAAAGCAGAATCGGAGTTCAGGAAACTTCGGCAAAGCTTTTGCTTCAAAGCTCGCCCCCTGCCTGAGTTCTACAAGGAAAGAGAAACAGCAATAGATCCCACAAAAAAG ACTCCAATTGCACAATTGCCCAAGCTTAGAAGAATGCCCTATCCAAGCTCAAAGCAAGGCTTAGTCTCGAAGCCTGCTTCTGCATCTTTGACCAAGAATGACTCTTGCAAGAATCCAAGAAAGAAGACAT gTTGA
- the LOC107784570 gene encoding uncharacterized protein LOC107784570, producing MKREGRQHGMVRTYPILPSPYNPKTDSWYINKSNSPPTAGLFTKVSTKPCNHSKFTGKCGRPRCNSCHIHPAGKSKDKTKGTQKLKGRGDVVSNYRLITWRVVDSRPGLNFSGFSATGLLDHLDSDYSYYMDHDDDHGIYYDAPSPGEDYFNEEIGSELVVDSNWSTPGVEIEEIDECEDNGDDDEERMSFCEVGFVWEKVEEDGDWCVVEEM from the coding sequence ATGAAGAGAGAAGGTCGCCAACACGGTATGGTTCGTACCTACCCAATTTTACCTTCTCCATATAACCCAAAAACCGACTCCTGGTATATCAACAAGTCCAATTCACCTCCAACCGCTGGGCTTTTCACAAAGGTTTCAACTAAGCCCTGTAACCATTCCAAGTTCACAGGCAAGTGCGGTAGGCCCAGGTGCAACAGCTGCCATATTCACCCTGCTGGAAAATCGAAGGACAAAACTAAAGGAACTCAAAAATTAAAGGGACGTGGCGACGTCGTTTCGAATTATAGGTTGATTACTTGGAGAGTTGTTGATTCCAGACCTGGGTTGAATTTTTCTGGGTTTTCGGCTACTGGACTTTTGGATCATTTGGATAGTGATTATTCTTATTACATGGATCATGATGATGATCATGGAATTTACTATGATGCCCCGAGTCCTGGTGAAGATTATTTTAACGAGGAAATTGGATCAGAATTGGTAGTTGACTCCAATTGGTCAACACCTGGTGTTGAGATTGAGGAAATTGATGAATGTGAAGACAATggggatgatgatgaagaaagaaTGAGTTTCTGTGAGGTGGGATTTGTGTGGGAAAAGGTTGAAGAAGATGGAGATTGGTGTGTTGTGGAAGAAATGTAA
- the LOC107784571 gene encoding uncharacterized protein LOC107784571 isoform X1 has protein sequence MMADSACLMHAFSYASPIPNEAKQGNPMHALGESISFGRFMSESLDWDKWSTFSHKKYVEEAERYAKPGSVAQKKAFFEAHYKKIAAQKAAALLEKANEETPNSEITQNSAPDLVTDSIVSASVLVGEGVADVEERENDAPVEGPGTPEAMETEPSNQIENGENQETVSGSEISETSHTEKPLLKTKQSSSSKRDDDDATSVTSKKKSAFSSFKSSVYSRKFKVPPSPARHDIPLDVDKENNFTPITRNSALDLKNETRSTPKSLSKLINLTAAKESNKIPPPPPPFKKDSSMVTPTAGAATKKCATPLKTPMATSNGASSRPMTTPSSESRRIKTPIHPSASGSKTTGPKWNILSSVSKSFTAYRNKLQSPTSSTPFHLRTEERAAQRKQKLEEKFNAKEVKKVQPQTTLKEKAESEFRKLRQSFCFKARPLPEFYKERETAIDPTKKTPIAQLPKLRRMPYPSSKQGLVSKPASASLTKNDSCKNPRKKTC, from the exons ATGATGGCAGATTCAGCTTGTCTTATGCATGCGTTCTCTTATGCTTCTCCTATACCCAATGAAGCAAAACAG GGGAATCCTATGCATGCGCTTGGGGAATCCATTTCTTTTGGGAGATTTATGTCAGAGTCATTGGATTGGGATAAATGGTCAACTTTTTCTCACAAAAAATATGTAGAGGAAGCTGAGAGGTATGCTAAACCAGGTTCTGTTGCCCAGAAAAAAGCTTTCTTTGAAGCTCATTACAAGAAAATTGCTGCTCAAAAGGCTGCAGCTTTGCTTGAAAAAGCCAATGAAGAAACCCCCAATTCTGAAATCACCCAAAATTCAGCCCCTGATTTAGTAACAGATTCCATAGTTAGCGCTTCAGTATTAGTTGGTGAAGGAGTTGCTGATGTGGAGGAGAGAGAAAATGATGCCCCAGTGGAGGGACCTGGTACTCCTGAAGCTATGGAGACAGAACCATCAAACCAGATTGAGAATGGGGAGAATCAAGAAACAGTTTCAGGGTCTGAAATTAGTGAAACATCTCACACTGAGAAGCCTTTGCTGAAAACAAAG CAGAGCTCCAGCTCTAAACGAGATGACGATGATGCTACATCAGTGACGAGCAAGAAAAAGTCTGCTTTTTCTTCATTCAAATCATCTGTTTATTCCAGAAAATTTAAAGTCCCACCTTCACCTGCTAGGCATGACATTCCTCTTGATGTCGAtaaagaaaacaatttcactcCAATCACAAGAAATTCCGCTTTAGACCTAAAGAATGAAACGAGATCAACCCCAAAATCCTTAAGTAAACTGATCAATCTTACTGCTGCGAAAGAGTCTAATAAAATACCTCCTCCACCTCCCCCTTTCAAGAAGGATAGTTCAATGGTCACTCCTACCGCTGGCGCGGCAACTAAGAAGTGCGCAACTCCTCTCAAGACTCCCATG GCAACATCAAATGGTGCATCAAGTCGTCCAATGACAACGCCATCTTCAGAAAGTAGAAG GATCAAAACACCAATTCATCCCTCAGCTTCAGGAAGTAAAACAACGGGGCCTAAGTGGAACATTTTATCTTCTGT TTCCAAGTCTTTCACGGCCTACCGAAACAAATTACAATCACCAACTTCATCCACTCCTTTCCACTTGAGGACAGAAGAAAGAGCTGCACAAAGAAAACAG AAGCTTGAAGAGAAATTCAATGCCAAGGAGGTAAAGAaagtccaaccacaaacgacATTAAAG GAGAAAGCAGAATCGGAGTTCAGGAAACTTCGGCAAAGCTTTTGCTTCAAAGCTCGCCCCCTGCCTGAGTTCTACAAGGAAAGAGAAACAGCAATAGATCCCACAAAAAAG ACTCCAATTGCACAATTGCCCAAGCTTAGAAGAATGCCCTATCCAAGCTCAAAGCAAGGCTTAGTCTCGAAGCCTGCTTCTGCATCTTTGACCAAGAATGACTCTTGCAAGAATCCAAGAAAGAAGACATGTTGA